CATGTTTGAATAAAAAGGGTATGTAACGAAGGGATTTTTCTTCCTTGAGAGATACAAAATAATGCATCCAAATCCCTCTAACCTTTTTGCTACTTCCCTGCCAATGCTTCCTAATCCAACAATTCCAACTCGCTTTCCATGTAGCTGAAACCACAAtatcatgaaaaaaataaattttgttttcaattttggtaTCTTAAGTACCTTAATGATAAAATAAGtcgatgttttctctctaggtttcccatgtattttttatacctccaaatattttaattttgcccttgttaaaaacttcggttcgcaaaaaccgaagttttttctagttcaaattcagaaaaaattcggttaacagaaatcgaatttttccaaaaactattttatttatttttgtttattttgtattttttagagTAAAAGTTTGGAATTAGAAGAAAAGAGTATTACGGGTAAGATATTGAGGGAATTCATATTACTGTTGAGCTGACTAAAGTCAACTGTCGGTTATTGGATAGGGTGTCACGTGGAGCACCGATGTTTAACTGTTTAAGTGTGTATTATTAAGGctaagattattattattatgtatgCCAAGAAAGGAAAAGGCAAACACAATAAGTCATGGAGTACCAAACACTTTTGCTAGTGATTACCTTCCTAAGTGCAAGCATTCTCATCTTCATTCTTAGAAAATTAAACCAAACCCAAAATCCTACAAAGCTTCCACCAGGGCCATACCCACTTCCCATTTTAGGAAACATTTTAGAACTTGGCAAAAACCCACACAAGACACTCACAAAACTCTCTAAAATCTATGGACCAATCATGACACTTAAACTAGGAACCATAACAACCATAGTAATCTCATCACCACAACTAACCAAACAAGTCTTACATGAAAATTGCCAAATCTTTTCTAATAGAACTGTCCCACATGCAATTTGTGCGGTAGATCATAACAAATTTTCAGTTGGGTGGGTTCCAACTTTAGCTTTGTGGAAGAAACTAAGAAAAATTTGTGCTACCAAAGTATTTTCTACAAAAATGTTAGACTCAACAAAAATCCTTCGCCAACAAAAATTGCATGAATTATTGGACTATGTGAATGAAAAATGTAAGAAATGTGAAGTTTTTGATATTGGTGAGGTTGTTTTTACAACTGTCcttaattcaatttcaaaaactttGTTCTCTATGGATTTGGCTCATTCCACACCTGATGAAAAGTCTCAAGAGtttaaaaacattatttggGGTTACATGGTTGAAGCTGGTAGGCCTAATGTTTCAGATTTCTTTCCAATTCTTCGTCCATTAGATCCACAAAGGGTAAAAGCAAGGATGGCCAATCATATGAAAAAGGTGTATAAGATTTTTGATGGAATTATTGAAGAAAGAATTTGTTCAAGAGATTCCAAAGCTGATTATGAGGTGTGCAATGATGTGTTAGATTCACTTCTTAATAACAACAATCTTGGAGAACCCACTTCTAAATTGAGCCACAATGAAATGGTGCATCTATTTCTGGTTAGTATGAATATCATAAATCATAATCTACGACCTTTCAACTTTTTGGATAATTTTTAACACACTATTTTTAGAGTTCGTTTGATGATGAGATAACCTAAGCTTTATTACTCCCATAAATGTTACATCTGTCTGTGGCTATTAAAGATATTATTGAAGAGACTGAAATTTGATTATCGGATTCCTCACACTTAAAATGTGTGAGTTTAATAACTAGActataaaattcaataaaaaaaaattaaagtagcGAAATATCCCCCGAACATAACTCAATTGATGTTATTGCATTTTATATAAGATCGAGATTCAAACACCGGATCTCCTACTTATTTACCTCGAAAGATAAATTTCTACAATTAttagcctaatttttttttttattttacacaaaggaaaaacaaaaaaaacaaaaaaaacagagaTAATTCAAATCCGTGATATATGATGATTGATTATATGTTTCAAacacgtcaaaaaaaaaatattatatgtttCCAAGTGCACTACACCCGTCCATTTAGTTGGTGGGATGTCCATGTCATGACTGATTTAATATATAATGTGAttgattatatattttgaacattattttaatttatttttttgacaaaacattattttaatattttgatggTGGGATGTCCATGTCATGACTGATTTAATATCCGATATTTTGGTTTTATCCactttaaatatttaatttatcgaTTTTCATACAATAAAACTTgcatatttaaatatttaacttAATTGGTAGGAACATAGCACTATATACATAGGAATCAGGATTCAAAAttcagacactccacttattcacctttaaggtgaaatttttagccactaagttacttgacaaaaaaaatttatttatttacttttaaattaatattttgttgtgTTAATCAGTCAGTTTTTAGGGGAAGGTACTTTGATAATCTTAAAATTGGTCGgaagataagtaaaatttaacataatattgttttaatcttAAAGTCGAATTCATTAAAGGATTCATTTTTATagggattaaatatgtttttacaAAAATGTTTTTATAGGACTAAAAACAATATTACGGAGTGACTAAAATTCAATATTACcatgatttaattaaaatttaatggaGTTAAATTTGAAAACTCATAATTTTATATGTGGGCTAAACCATCTTTAACACTTAATTATTCAAGTTTTTcaactttttatgtttttgacaATAACGTTTTTCAACTTTTTATGTTAATGGCAAGGTTTTCTAATACCTTAGGTTATATTTAATGGGTCATGCTAATCAGTGCCCCTGGAGCACTAGTTAACGAAACcaaaagaaatatttgaattaaaaataatattttttacattttttaggAGTTAACTGTACAAATTCCAATATCAAATTACTATATTTATATCTTTAACCAGTGATCCGGggcattgtttagcattttccgtATTAAATtgacataacatatttaattgagtAGGATTTATTTGTTGCTGGGGTTGACACTACATCAAGCACCATTGAATGGATTATGGCGGAGCTACTACGTTACCCGAAAACATTAACAAAAGCAAGAAAAGAATTATGTAAAGCAATCGGCAAAGATGAAATAATTGAAGAATCACATATTTCTAAGTTGCCTTTCTTACAAGCAGTGGTGAAGGAAACATTGAGATTGCACCCAGCTGCTCCATTTTTGCTACCACACAAATGTGATGAAAATATGAACATATTAGGCTTCAATGTGCCAAAAAATGCACAATTATTTGTCAATGTGTGGGCAATGGGAAGAGATCCAACCATTTGGGAAAATCCAACTATGTTCATGCCTGAAAGATTTTTGGAGTGTGATATTAATTATAAGGGTAataattttgagcttatacccTTTGGGGTTGGCAAGAGAATTTGTCCAGGATTGCCCTTAGCTCATAGGACTATGCATTTGGTTGTAGCATCCCTTCTACGCAACTTTGAATGAACACTTGCTGATGGGCTAAACCCAGAAGATATGAATATGGATGAGCAATTTGGGATAACCCTAAAGAGGGCCCAATCTCTTCGAGTTCAAGCTACTTCATCGGCATAGGGGGATATGTTTGGAGGGAAAATGTGATTAAATTAAGATTTGTGTAACCTTAATGGTTCTAAATTGAAGTTGTGGTCGTGGACTCGCGATTGCAATTACatttcaaatacttattttgtgataaaatgaaaacaaatgcagattgcaatttatttatttttttacgtaATTTGCAATTTATTGTTGCAGTGTCGTTGTTGAGACCTTTAAAATTGTTATATTGTTGCATACTACAATTTGAAATTGGtctcaattttttcttaatatattataaatgtgAACAGGTTAatgttttatcttatttatttgtaatatatttattatttatcaattttttcacacgggtctttttttgaacaaaacaCACACGAgtctttatctttataaatgTACAAGATTCGAACTTCGGCTCCATTTTTATACATAGATTTCCTCAACTTCTTTTATGTTATTAGATTAAGTGgttcatatatattgttatgCGTATATTTATTCAACaaatgaaaattattaaatttagtagtaatcaattttattatatcatatcatattattataataagtaGATAAGTAGATTGGCGAGGGAGTTGTTGTTTattttgaaagaaagaaaaaacaacaaaccttAGAGTTAGAACGATATTGCGGGAAGTCAAACTGCATGGTTGTTCTAACAAATCTATCAGCTGCTGAAATTTTGCTTAACACTCCAATGAGTAA
This genomic interval from Trifolium pratense cultivar HEN17-A07 linkage group LG6, ARS_RC_1.1, whole genome shotgun sequence contains the following:
- the LOC123892778 gene encoding cytochrome P450 76T24-like, with product MEYQTLLLVITFLSASILIFILRKLNQTQNPTKLPPGPYPLPILGNILELGKNPHKTLTKLSKIYGPIMTLKLGTITTIVISSPQLTKQVLHENCQIFSNRTVPHAICAVDHNKFSVGWVPTLALWKKLRKICATKVFSTKMLDSTKILRQQKLHELLDYVNEKCKKCEVFDIGEVVFTTVLNSISKTLFSMDLAHSTPDEKSQEFKNIIWGYMVEAGRPNVSDFFPILRPLDPQRVKARMANHMKKVYKIFDGIIEERICSRDSKADYEVCNDVLDSLLNNNNLGEPTSKLSHNEMVHLFLDLFVAGVDTTSSTIEWIMAELLRYPKTLTKARKELCKAIGKDEIIEESHISKLPFLQAVVKETLRLHPAAPFLLPHKCDENMNILGFNVPKNAQLFVNVWAMGRDPTIWENPTMFMPERFLECDINYKGNNFELIPFGVGKRICPGLPLAHRTMHLVVASLLRNFE